The stretch of DNA GAACGTTGTAGAAGCTGTTAGAAGCGGGTGGGTTAGCAGTACAGGAAAGTTCATCCAAGTGTTTGAAAATCTATTTGCCAGGTATGTTGGTGTTAAATACGGTGTAGCTACTTCAAATGGTACAGTAGCCCTACACCTAGCCTTAGTTGCTTTAGGTATTGGACCGCATGACGAAGTCATTGTACCGGATTTGACATTTGCGGCAACTATAAATGCAGTATTATATGTTGGAGCAAAACCAAGTATAGTGGATATAGATCCAAATTACTGGTGTCTCAGTCCTAGCAGTATAAGGGAAGCAATAACTCCACGTACAAAAGCAATAATCCCTGTGCACCTTTACGGTCATCCATGCGATATGGATGCAATCATGGAAATTGCGGAGCGCTATGGACTTTACGTTATTGAGGATGCTGCAGAAGCTCACGGTGCAGAGTATAAGGGTCGAAAGGTCGGTAGCTTTGGTCATGTCAGTTGTTTCAGCTTCTATGGTAACAAGGTAATAACTACAGGAGAAGGCGGAATGTGCTTAACCAATGACAAGGAATTAGCAGAAAAAATGAAAATTTTAAGGGATCATGGAATGGATCCAAGGAAGAGGTACTGGCACAATGTAGTAGGCTTCAATTATCGTATGACAAACCTCCAAGCAGCCTTGGGCGTGGCTCAACTGAGTAAAATAGAGAAGTTTATTGAAAAAAAGAGGAGAATAGCTAGATTGTATGCAGAGGAACTATCCTCGGTGGAAGGCATTACATTGCATCCAGAAATGTCTTGGGCTAAATGCGT from Infirmifilum sp. NZ encodes:
- a CDS encoding DegT/DnrJ/EryC1/StrS family aminotransferase, giving the protein MYKYPVAEPEIGEEELKNVVEAVRSGWVSSTGKFIQVFENLFARYVGVKYGVATSNGTVALHLALVALGIGPHDEVIVPDLTFAATINAVLYVGAKPSIVDIDPNYWCLSPSSIREAITPRTKAIIPVHLYGHPCDMDAIMEIAERYGLYVIEDAAEAHGAEYKGRKVGSFGHVSCFSFYGNKVITTGEGGMCLTNDKELAEKMKILRDHGMDPRKRYWHNVVGFNYRMTNLQAALGVAQLSKIEKFIEKKRRIARLYAEELSSVEGITLHPEMSWAKCVYWLYSILIDRKLSISRDKLAEKLRRYGIETRNFFYPLHEMPPYRGYANLSYPVSTDISCRGLNLPSSVKLNDKDIAYIAQKIKEVIKGF